The following are encoded in a window of Paenibacillus polymyxa genomic DNA:
- a CDS encoding diacylglycerol kinase, which translates to MKRARLIYNPTSGREEMKRRLADVLQRLDEGGIEASCHATTGEGDATRAAIEAIERGYDMIIAAGGDGTLYEVINGMAERENRPPLGVFPLGTTNDFARALGIPKHWEDYCDLVIRQNPKPLDIGKANDRYFINIAGGGTLTELTYEVPSKLKTMIGQLAYYFKGMEKMVSLAPQELIIKASGQEVIHDEFMLFLIANTNSVGGFEKLAPGATIDDGLLDVIAVRKCNLAEMIRLVTLALRGEHLQDKKIVYFKTDYMEVTSPGYVQLNLDGELGGTLPATFRNLPHHLNVFR; encoded by the coding sequence ATGAAAAGAGCTAGATTAATCTATAATCCGACCTCTGGGCGTGAGGAAATGAAGCGTCGTCTTGCGGATGTTTTGCAGCGCCTAGATGAAGGGGGTATTGAAGCCTCTTGCCATGCAACTACGGGTGAAGGGGACGCAACGCGTGCCGCAATAGAGGCCATTGAGCGTGGGTATGACATGATTATCGCCGCTGGTGGCGACGGTACATTGTATGAGGTCATTAACGGGATGGCTGAAAGAGAAAACCGCCCGCCCCTAGGTGTGTTTCCTCTGGGGACGACGAATGATTTCGCCAGAGCACTGGGCATCCCCAAGCACTGGGAGGATTATTGCGACCTCGTTATTCGTCAAAATCCGAAGCCGCTGGATATCGGAAAAGCGAACGACCGCTACTTTATCAACATTGCAGGCGGGGGAACTTTAACCGAGCTTACGTATGAAGTTCCGAGCAAGCTCAAAACGATGATTGGCCAGTTGGCGTATTATTTTAAAGGTATGGAGAAGATGGTCAGCCTTGCTCCACAGGAGCTGATCATCAAGGCATCGGGTCAGGAAGTGATTCACGACGAGTTTATGCTCTTCCTGATTGCGAATACGAATTCGGTGGGCGGGTTTGAAAAGCTTGCTCCTGGGGCGACAATAGATGATGGACTGCTCGATGTCATCGCTGTGCGGAAATGTAATCTGGCGGAGATGATCCGATTGGTAACCCTTGCGCTGCGTGGTGAGCATTTGCAGGATAAGAAGATTGTTTATTTTAAAACAGATTACATGGAAGTGACCTCACCCGGCTATGTCCAGCTCAATCTGGATGGCGAACTAGGGGGCACCTTGCCAGCGACTTTCCGGAATTTGCCGCATCATTTGAATGTTTTCCGGTGA
- the rlmD gene encoding 23S rRNA (uracil(1939)-C(5))-methyltransferase RlmD, protein MTNNRSGRGKSRRNAASATPSNRIRSSVERSDLPVQKNDEAVIDIIGMNHDGEGVGRVEGFTLFVPGALPGEKVRVKVLKTKKQYGYAKLLDIAQASPDRIAAPCAIYDQCGGCQIQHMSYEAQLSWKRQHVVDVLERIGKLSVATEPSEHTAQVLAASADTDGEADTFSTSDSAMNADGNVDSMSRVHGVVVHPTLGMSEPWRYRNKAQVPIGVTEGGLVGGFYARGSHRIVDMNTCLIQDERNDEVVARVKEIGRVLGISAYNEETGRGLLRHVVVKTAFRTGEMMLVLVTNGRDIPHADAWIGSIREHIPHVASICQNVNTKRTNVIFGDETRVLWGRDVIYDYIGNVQFAISPRSFYQVNPVQTEVLYSKTVEYAGLTGKETVIDAYCGIGTISLFLAQHADQVYGVEIVKEAIDDARSNALLNEMRNVKFEVGASEDVIPAWKEQGITADVIVVDPPRKGCDPRLLDTILEMKPERVVYVSCNPSTLARDLRILEDGGYSTVEVQPVDMFPHTVHVESVAMLVKDFMAHALQKTD, encoded by the coding sequence ATGACGAATAACCGTAGCGGACGTGGAAAAAGCCGCCGGAATGCAGCATCAGCAACTCCATCCAATCGTATTCGATCCAGTGTAGAGCGTAGCGATCTGCCTGTACAAAAGAATGATGAGGCCGTGATAGACATCATCGGCATGAACCACGATGGTGAGGGCGTAGGACGTGTCGAGGGTTTTACGCTGTTCGTTCCAGGTGCGTTACCGGGTGAAAAGGTTCGAGTAAAGGTGTTAAAAACGAAAAAGCAGTATGGGTATGCCAAGCTGCTAGATATCGCGCAGGCTAGCCCTGACCGGATCGCAGCACCGTGCGCCATCTACGATCAATGCGGTGGCTGCCAGATCCAGCATATGAGCTACGAAGCGCAGCTCAGCTGGAAACGCCAGCATGTCGTGGATGTGCTGGAGCGTATCGGGAAGCTGAGTGTGGCTACAGAGCCCAGTGAGCATACTGCACAGGTTTTGGCTGCTTCTGCGGATACAGATGGTGAGGCCGATACATTCTCGACTTCTGATTCGGCCATGAATGCGGATGGAAATGTCGACAGCATGTCGCGTGTACATGGCGTAGTCGTGCATCCTACACTCGGTATGAGTGAGCCTTGGCGATACCGCAACAAAGCCCAGGTGCCAATTGGTGTCACCGAGGGCGGGCTTGTGGGCGGTTTTTATGCACGTGGCAGCCATCGTATCGTGGATATGAACACCTGTCTCATTCAGGATGAGCGTAATGACGAAGTTGTCGCACGTGTGAAAGAGATTGGACGAGTGCTGGGCATCAGTGCATATAATGAAGAAACCGGACGCGGGCTGCTGCGCCATGTCGTTGTAAAGACTGCTTTTCGCACAGGTGAAATGATGCTGGTGCTCGTGACGAATGGGCGAGATATTCCGCATGCAGATGCGTGGATCGGCAGTATCCGTGAGCATATCCCACACGTGGCAAGCATATGCCAGAACGTGAATACGAAGCGAACGAACGTTATTTTTGGCGACGAGACTCGTGTACTGTGGGGTCGTGACGTGATCTACGACTACATTGGAAACGTACAGTTTGCGATTTCCCCAAGATCCTTTTATCAGGTGAATCCCGTACAAACAGAAGTGCTGTATAGCAAAACCGTCGAATATGCCGGGCTCACGGGCAAAGAAACGGTAATTGATGCGTATTGCGGCATTGGCACGATTTCTTTGTTCCTCGCTCAGCATGCGGATCAGGTGTATGGGGTCGAGATCGTTAAAGAAGCCATCGACGATGCACGAAGTAATGCGCTGTTGAACGAAATGCGCAATGTGAAATTTGAGGTAGGCGCGTCCGAAGACGTCATTCCTGCATGGAAAGAGCAAGGGATCACAGCTGATGTTATCGTTGTCGATCCGCCCCGTAAGGGCTGTGATCCACGCCTGCTCGACACCATTCTAGAGATGAAGCCAGAGCGTGTGGTGTATGTATCCTGTAACCCAAGCACACTGGCGCGGGATCTAAGGATATTGGAGGATGGCGGGTATAGTACAGTGGAAGTGCAACCCGTAGATATGTTTCCGCATACGGTTCATGTGGAGAGTGTGGCGATGCTGGTTAAGGATTTTATGGCCCATGCGTTACAGAAAACAGATTAA
- a CDS encoding Imm3 family immunity protein, whose translation MVYGYEEYLEYINETYEEFKDDEKMSKKEAIARTFNEYDMLAKESETDKAIIYVALTEILVSHSRILHTFKEHMIKILSELDFNLIEQEQKLTIVQYNDLRSRKEKVLPELENKKPDYYPRVCWYYSELTDEVNEFFNQINIENVTADEIFISAFQRFERDCKNTLSEKIIVYTTLAENLLTHKLAQTDALQKIRQELQQFNIKNIFQEQLLEEEQMDLEKRIKNVLNQINYS comes from the coding sequence ATGGTTTACGGGTATGAAGAATATTTAGAATATATCAATGAAACTTACGAAGAATTTAAAGATGATGAAAAAATGAGTAAAAAGGAGGCAATTGCAAGAACATTTAATGAATATGACATGTTAGCTAAAGAAAGCGAAACCGACAAAGCAATTATTTATGTAGCACTTACAGAAATTTTAGTTTCCCATTCAAGAATTTTGCATACTTTTAAAGAGCATATGATTAAAATACTATCTGAATTAGACTTCAATTTAATAGAACAAGAACAAAAATTAACAATAGTGCAATACAATGATCTGCGTTCTCGAAAAGAAAAGGTATTACCTGAACTTGAAAATAAAAAACCAGATTACTATCCGAGGGTATGTTGGTACTATTCTGAATTGACAGACGAAGTTAATGAATTTTTCAATCAAATAAACATAGAAAATGTAACTGCAGATGAAATTTTTATTAGTGCATTTCAACGCTTTGAACGTGATTGTAAAAATACATTAAGTGAAAAGATAATCGTGTATACAACGCTAGCTGAAAATTTATTAACTCATAAATTAGCACAGACAGATGCTCTGCAAAAGATTAGACAAGAATTACAACAGTTTAACATAAAAAATATTTTTCAAGAGCAATTATTAGAAGAGGAACAAATGGATTTGGAAAAGCGAATTAAAAACGTATTAAACCAAATTAACTATTCCTGA
- a CDS encoding deaminase domain-containing protein, whose product MSVLSDGIGYESLRFYGPFQPLHIEQLQITRTINDHAFLHISGMLSEEQGAVCIGQDMEQEPIVIRQLNDQGQSLRRLFHGIVTRMSVHCVRGVYTFELEAASHSYQMDIKRKRRSYQDIHRTYDDLVTALVRKYKYGDAIDTVSNYAKLETFVLQYDETDWAFLKRLASRFGSVLVPEVTAASPKVFFGMPEGKQHKVERDVFYRVRKTFHELDAEKPGERAGSYVTYMIESLQYYALGDLITLPIGQGKELVVVRAVTTLTDGLLRTRYDLQAEQDIRYARYENDQATGISLTGTVLKVQQDFVQLQLDIDPKQDPTKACWFPVSTRYVAEEHSGWYDMPEIGEQVELYLPTHREQDAYVTDSLRQQRHTNGQPNVKVWQHVQGSGVEMSEHELTLSTSGEFSITLHESNGITIDSPGNVQIQGGHVKLGAGEELSLEAGTALYLKGGASSMVLDGETDTKAPVIYQEGTVKAPVFVADLPPVPEPPLMSIKAYEAAQSAAKDSSSSQASSPKAKVTSPAELKQANALMGTVSKLLGSIPVMGKVAGVVAGALSGPAGGVILRATAAIPVRSKGTPTVGGSSKGSEVHPLKYLAGLAMQGLISLHEHEKAKQAYYNKWILGKVYTSARHIVNSGGTLELVQNLLKESNAMVHAYQQVPEDVKKRWRADYDSRMAQQQPKQQVEKPKSWWDRYLDYTGSSAMIKSQIAMEQAHASQKTANSLAELYKGIEQANNVRAQNQLNSIGEFLDYWSFGIPKGLYQAYMERGRNQGNSGSDAINFATFGITEAIRGALTPEDPLSPDHLSNIISVAGMVEGAGSFFKPKTILNSPVKEPVHPGPKIINEKTEAPQLSNPKPNKDAGIEGTGKAAQRTKRFPTSQIDPKVNQHVIDKVAEARGKLSNKYKEAGNFAYAEVEVSGVSKTDFYSHSGIHNSNKKIPGTEEFSFKPDNPIFKATEAPDAAGNIYLRDADTEYKILNDVAHRLGDNPNATGKIKLFTEKDTCASCNQIIQKFDKKYPNITIEVVHNGDKRISSK is encoded by the coding sequence TTGAGCGTATTATCAGATGGGATCGGATATGAAAGTCTACGCTTTTATGGTCCCTTTCAGCCACTACACATCGAACAACTTCAAATAACACGCACCATTAATGATCATGCCTTTTTACATATCAGTGGCATGCTCTCCGAAGAACAAGGAGCTGTATGCATCGGACAGGATATGGAGCAAGAGCCCATTGTGATCCGTCAGTTGAATGATCAGGGACAATCGTTGAGAAGGTTGTTCCATGGGATTGTTACACGTATGTCCGTACACTGTGTGCGAGGCGTGTATACATTTGAACTGGAGGCCGCTTCCCATTCATACCAGATGGATATTAAACGTAAAAGACGCTCCTATCAAGATATTCACCGTACTTATGATGATCTGGTCACAGCACTGGTTCGAAAATATAAGTACGGAGATGCCATTGATACGGTAAGCAATTATGCCAAACTAGAGACATTTGTTTTACAATATGATGAGACCGATTGGGCGTTTTTAAAACGCCTCGCTTCTCGCTTTGGTTCCGTACTTGTGCCAGAGGTAACCGCAGCCTCGCCCAAGGTTTTCTTCGGGATGCCAGAAGGCAAGCAGCATAAGGTGGAACGGGATGTATTTTATCGAGTACGGAAAACGTTTCATGAGTTGGATGCGGAAAAGCCCGGAGAACGTGCTGGCTCGTATGTCACCTATATGATCGAAAGCCTACAATACTATGCGCTGGGTGACCTCATCACGTTACCCATTGGACAAGGCAAAGAGCTGGTCGTGGTTCGAGCCGTGACAACGTTAACAGATGGTTTACTGCGTACTCGTTATGATCTTCAAGCCGAACAGGATATCCGCTATGCTCGGTATGAAAACGATCAGGCCACCGGAATTTCGTTGACAGGAACGGTGCTCAAGGTACAACAGGATTTCGTACAGCTTCAACTAGACATTGACCCGAAGCAAGATCCTACTAAAGCCTGCTGGTTTCCGGTGTCCACCCGTTATGTCGCCGAAGAACATAGTGGCTGGTACGATATGCCTGAAATCGGGGAACAGGTGGAATTGTATCTGCCAACACACCGCGAACAAGATGCCTATGTCACGGATTCACTGCGACAACAACGCCACACCAATGGACAGCCGAATGTGAAGGTATGGCAACATGTGCAAGGTAGCGGCGTAGAAATGTCTGAGCATGAGCTGACTCTATCCACCTCCGGTGAATTTTCCATTACACTGCATGAAAGTAACGGCATTACGATCGACAGTCCGGGGAATGTGCAGATTCAGGGTGGTCATGTGAAGCTGGGTGCAGGCGAGGAACTATCACTCGAAGCTGGCACGGCGCTATACTTAAAAGGTGGAGCCAGCAGCATGGTACTGGATGGTGAGACGGATACCAAAGCTCCAGTGATTTATCAGGAAGGTACGGTGAAGGCTCCTGTTTTCGTGGCTGACCTCCCTCCTGTGCCTGAGCCGCCACTCATGAGCATCAAAGCCTATGAAGCAGCCCAGTCAGCAGCCAAGGATTCATCTAGTAGCCAAGCCTCTTCCCCTAAAGCAAAAGTCACAAGTCCAGCAGAGCTTAAACAGGCGAATGCCTTGATGGGTACGGTGTCCAAGCTACTAGGCTCCATTCCAGTGATGGGAAAAGTGGCTGGCGTTGTTGCAGGAGCGCTAAGTGGACCTGCAGGAGGTGTGATTCTGAGAGCAACCGCAGCGATCCCTGTTCGGAGCAAAGGAACCCCTACCGTTGGAGGCAGTAGCAAGGGGAGCGAAGTTCACCCATTAAAATACTTGGCTGGTTTGGCCATGCAAGGGTTGATCAGTCTACACGAGCATGAGAAAGCTAAACAAGCCTATTATAACAAGTGGATTCTAGGGAAAGTGTATACGAGTGCACGTCATATTGTGAATTCCGGTGGCACATTGGAACTAGTTCAAAACCTACTGAAAGAATCGAATGCCATGGTTCATGCGTATCAGCAAGTTCCGGAAGATGTAAAAAAACGCTGGAGAGCCGATTACGACAGCCGCATGGCACAGCAGCAGCCTAAACAACAAGTTGAGAAGCCTAAGTCTTGGTGGGATCGTTACCTGGATTATACGGGTAGCAGCGCGATGATAAAAAGTCAAATAGCCATGGAGCAGGCACATGCTTCTCAAAAAACAGCAAACAGCCTTGCTGAATTATACAAAGGCATAGAGCAGGCTAATAACGTAAGGGCTCAAAATCAATTAAACTCCATTGGTGAATTTTTAGATTATTGGTCATTTGGTATACCTAAAGGATTGTATCAAGCCTATATGGAGCGCGGACGTAATCAAGGTAACTCTGGTAGTGACGCAATCAATTTTGCTACATTTGGAATAACAGAGGCTATACGTGGAGCTTTGACACCTGAAGATCCTTTGTCACCAGACCATTTGTCCAATATCATTAGTGTAGCAGGGATGGTTGAGGGAGCCGGTTCATTTTTTAAGCCGAAAACCATACTAAATTCACCAGTTAAAGAACCTGTTCATCCAGGTCCTAAAATCATAAATGAAAAAACAGAAGCACCCCAACTCTCAAACCCAAAGCCCAATAAAGATGCAGGGATTGAGGGAACCGGGAAAGCTGCTCAGCGCACAAAAAGATTTCCAACCAGTCAAATTGATCCAAAAGTAAATCAACATGTTATTGATAAAGTGGCAGAAGCTAGGGGGAAATTGTCAAATAAATATAAAGAAGCAGGTAATTTTGCTTACGCAGAAGTAGAAGTTTCAGGAGTCAGTAAAACAGACTTCTATTCACATAGTGGAATTCATAATTCCAATAAAAAAATTCCTGGGACTGAAGAATTTTCTTTTAAGCCTGACAACCCAATATTTAAGGCAACCGAGGCTCCTGATGCCGCCGGAAATATTTACTTAAGGGATGCTGATACAGAGTATAAAATATTAAATGATGTGGCGCATAGATTAGGTGATAATCCTAACGCAACAGGGAAAATCAAACTATTTACAGAAAAAGATACATGTGCCAGTTGTAATCAAATCATTCAGAAATTTGATAAAAAGTATCCTAATATTACAATTGAAGTTGTTCATAATGGTGATAAACGCATTTCTTCAAAATAA
- a CDS encoding radical SAM/SPASM domain-containing protein: MKLEQDGRETYLIYNSLSNGFGEIQKELYNAFVTSDTSYLAHCEEIEHLIRGQFVYQDPTNELEQMEQRFTKIRNQEDRLNLTILPTFNCNFRCSYCYEKLTEKSGNRAFTDGIQQDILSYVQQSMQDPHLKYVSVNWTGGEPLLEFNKVTALMEKMNAMAVANQVEIVHNMVSNGYLLTRKRAQILKDLGLKKIQITLDGSRSNHDQRRVLTNQQGTFDKIINNIRDSCDLIHMVLRSNVDHRNVGSFDEYIEYLGKQDFKHKVDIYFSPTTDYDTGGCSSSGGCFANKEFSGIILELYSKALNNGLHISYYPKYEPVICAAISKNAMVIQPDGWIQKCWDTVGNPKHAIGHISDVAKAKRDKDKWMEFTPYTVPKCRSCSVLPLCGGGCAQQSFESADKQPICCEYKYNLNEMLKFNFQQLNM; encoded by the coding sequence ATGAAATTGGAGCAAGATGGTCGTGAGACTTATTTAATTTACAATAGTCTATCTAACGGTTTTGGTGAAATTCAAAAAGAATTGTATAATGCGTTCGTTACAAGTGATACATCTTACCTTGCACATTGTGAAGAGATTGAGCATTTGATTCGGGGGCAATTTGTATACCAAGATCCAACTAATGAGCTAGAACAAATGGAGCAACGCTTCACTAAGATACGAAATCAAGAAGATAGGCTAAATCTAACGATTCTTCCTACATTTAATTGCAACTTTAGATGCTCTTACTGTTATGAAAAGCTAACCGAGAAATCAGGTAATCGTGCTTTTACAGATGGAATACAACAGGATATCCTGTCGTATGTACAACAATCCATGCAAGATCCACATTTAAAATATGTCTCCGTGAACTGGACAGGTGGAGAACCGCTGCTTGAATTTAACAAGGTAACTGCTTTGATGGAGAAAATGAACGCAATGGCGGTAGCGAACCAAGTTGAAATCGTACATAACATGGTGAGTAATGGATATTTGCTGACTAGGAAACGAGCCCAGATATTAAAGGATCTAGGTCTGAAAAAAATTCAAATTACTCTGGACGGGAGCCGAAGCAATCACGATCAACGGAGAGTATTAACTAACCAGCAAGGAACATTTGACAAAATTATAAATAATATTAGGGACTCTTGTGATTTAATTCACATGGTTTTACGCTCTAACGTAGACCATCGTAATGTAGGGTCGTTTGACGAATATATAGAGTACTTGGGTAAACAGGATTTTAAGCATAAGGTGGACATTTATTTTTCTCCTACCACGGATTACGATACAGGTGGATGTTCAAGTAGTGGGGGTTGTTTTGCGAATAAAGAATTTTCGGGGATTATTTTAGAATTGTATAGTAAGGCGCTGAATAATGGTCTTCACATTTCCTACTATCCTAAATATGAACCGGTGATTTGTGCTGCAATTTCAAAGAATGCGATGGTCATACAGCCGGATGGCTGGATTCAAAAGTGTTGGGACACAGTTGGGAATCCTAAACATGCAATTGGACACATAAGTGACGTCGCCAAAGCAAAGAGGGATAAAGACAAATGGATGGAATTTACTCCTTACACCGTACCTAAATGTCGTAGTTGTTCTGTTCTACCTTTATGTGGTGGAGGATGTGCGCAGCAGTCGTTTGAGAGTGCAGATAAGCAGCCTATCTGCTGTGAATACAAATATAATTTAAATGAGATGCTGAAATTTAATTTTCAACAGCTTAATATGTAA
- a CDS encoding response regulator transcription factor yields MNTILIIDQLRHSGESIQTWIGNEQQMNGTLVHSITQALEQFRIHSFDLCIYIGHKSLPEEVECIRRLPNISILFVGSIDGYPAIDRLLHIGVTAFIDQESSPEELLRAVNSVLNGMAVLPVHLLHQLHQREGMKDYVLLNRKERSILEWIAEGKSNKELATIFCVSQRTIEYYLTNIYIKFKVSSRCEAVVAAKDRGIINV; encoded by the coding sequence ATGAATACCATATTAATTATAGATCAATTACGCCATTCTGGGGAGTCTATCCAAACATGGATTGGAAATGAGCAACAAATGAATGGAACGCTTGTACATTCTATTACACAGGCCCTCGAACAGTTCAGGATACATAGTTTCGATCTTTGTATTTACATTGGACACAAGTCGTTGCCAGAAGAGGTGGAGTGCATTCGTCGACTACCCAATATCTCAATATTATTCGTCGGAAGTATTGATGGCTATCCAGCAATAGATAGACTTTTACATATCGGCGTCACAGCATTTATAGATCAGGAATCATCTCCCGAAGAGTTACTTAGAGCTGTTAATTCTGTTTTGAATGGAATGGCAGTTCTTCCTGTGCATTTACTTCATCAATTGCACCAGCGGGAAGGAATGAAGGATTATGTACTACTTAACAGGAAAGAACGCTCGATTTTAGAATGGATTGCAGAGGGAAAAAGCAATAAGGAGCTTGCCACGATCTTTTGCGTTAGCCAAAGAACGATCGAATATTATTTAACAAATATCTACATTAAATTCAAAGTTAGTTCTAGGTGTGAGGCAGTCGTTGCAGCTAAAGATAGGGGAATCATTAATGTATAG
- a CDS encoding ABC transporter ATP-binding protein, which produces MKLFLLKYKNKLILLILLITVSSLTNMYMAFIFRGLVDVVTSEHGQKFAEKALWAVSFIIVSTSFRLLTSLAYASYIKKTMLYLKKVVFRHIIGKSMTQFSEHNSAKYISVFNNDLKIIEDDYFRNIFNFIGIIISFIASLIALLLLSPSIVIALLVLTFLSMFIPRLFERKLIHGKRRIVESLEKFTVKMNGMYSGFAIIKSFGIEGYIKEQYDFINREVENNKYNFAKLSASVNSLSDLFGGFMFISVFIIGSFLTIRNSITLGTMIACVQLTNNVVNPIQMSIQYVAQIRSLRDVSTKITDILYTDSQDMTYIHKTTIESGILLQDVSFGYTKEGYVLQHLNMQLEQGKKYALVGASGSGKSTILKLLMKQYETYEGTISVDDVDLKKVATENWCRLQSVLQQDVFLFDTSIQENITLYGPYEKNEMDDVILQSGLSELITKLPKGIDTQVGENGSVLSGGEKQRIAIARTLMRHTPLVLMDEPTSALDAKTAYEIEETLLNLEKRTCVIVTHRLSRYVLERYDLIYMFDNGAIVEQGTFHELLERKGSFYTMYAKAGEAEVKGWMQDSSLALSQSDL; this is translated from the coding sequence ATGAAATTATTCCTGCTGAAATACAAAAATAAATTAATATTACTTATTCTATTAATTACCGTGTCAAGTTTAACAAATATGTATATGGCCTTTATATTCAGAGGATTGGTAGATGTCGTTACGTCAGAACATGGGCAGAAGTTTGCTGAAAAGGCGTTGTGGGCTGTTTCCTTTATTATTGTAAGCACTTCGTTTAGATTGTTAACCAGTTTAGCATATGCTTCTTACATAAAAAAGACGATGCTTTATTTAAAAAAAGTTGTTTTTCGGCATATAATTGGTAAAAGTATGACGCAGTTTTCGGAGCATAACAGTGCCAAATATATATCTGTGTTTAACAATGACCTCAAGATTATTGAAGATGATTATTTTAGAAATATATTTAATTTCATTGGTATTATCATTTCATTCATAGCCTCTTTAATTGCGTTACTACTCCTTAGTCCTTCTATAGTGATTGCACTGCTGGTACTTACTTTTTTATCTATGTTCATCCCACGCCTGTTTGAGCGAAAACTGATACACGGGAAAAGGAGAATTGTGGAATCATTGGAGAAATTCACAGTTAAAATGAATGGTATGTACTCCGGGTTTGCAATTATAAAAAGTTTTGGCATTGAGGGATATATAAAGGAACAATATGATTTCATTAATAGAGAAGTGGAAAACAACAAATACAATTTTGCTAAACTGAGTGCCAGTGTTAATTCACTCAGTGATTTGTTCGGAGGATTTATGTTTATTTCAGTATTTATTATTGGGAGTTTTCTTACTATACGAAATTCCATTACATTGGGGACGATGATTGCTTGTGTCCAGTTAACTAATAATGTGGTAAATCCAATCCAAATGAGTATTCAATATGTTGCTCAAATCCGATCATTACGTGACGTTTCAACAAAGATTACGGATATACTATACACAGACTCTCAAGACATGACATATATTCACAAAACAACAATTGAGAGTGGAATTCTCCTTCAAGACGTATCCTTCGGTTATACCAAGGAGGGTTATGTTCTTCAACATTTAAATATGCAGTTAGAACAAGGCAAAAAATACGCTTTGGTAGGAGCTAGTGGTTCCGGGAAATCAACGATACTCAAGCTTCTTATGAAGCAATATGAGACATACGAAGGCACGATCAGTGTGGATGACGTAGATCTAAAAAAAGTTGCTACCGAAAATTGGTGTCGACTGCAATCGGTATTACAACAGGATGTTTTCCTATTCGATACAAGTATACAAGAGAATATTACATTGTATGGACCCTATGAAAAAAATGAAATGGACGATGTCATCCTCCAATCTGGATTGAGTGAGCTTATCACTAAACTTCCGAAGGGTATTGATACACAAGTAGGAGAAAACGGAAGTGTACTATCCGGGGGAGAAAAGCAAAGAATAGCCATTGCCAGAACGTTGATGCGGCATACACCTCTGGTACTCATGGATGAGCCCACATCTGCGCTTGATGCCAAGACGGCATATGAGATTGAAGAAACATTATTGAATTTGGAAAAGAGAACTTGTGTCATCGTTACCCATAGACTGTCAAGATATGTATTGGAACGTTATGATCTTATCTACATGTTTGACAATGGAGCTATTGTTGAGCAAGGGACGTTTCATGAACTGTTGGAAAGGAAGGGCAGCTTCTATACTATGTATGCAAAAGCAGGAGAGGCAGAAGTAAAAGGGTGGATGCAAGATTCAAGCTTGGCTCTTAGTCAAAGTGACCTCTAA
- a CDS encoding DNA-3-methyladenine glycosylase family protein, whose protein sequence is MPYVNYKTTVLEVKSIYKNKLVKNDFVNQVIYNENVLLLSSSDSRLEKLIYLIGNLELNSDKDYFTALATSIIGQQLSSKAATTIRKRVSLLCNGVITPESIISIPYDDLRAAGLSKAKTEYIKDLAEKVYTKKIDFNEICLKEDNEIISSLTEVKGIGKWTTEMFLIFALNRVNVMSYADAGLQRAARWLYNSPEIPKYNYLQKVESSWEPFKSIASLYLWESIDRGYVDSGNSLDELFLKKIQTKEPPIN, encoded by the coding sequence GTGCCATATGTGAATTACAAAACCACCGTATTGGAAGTGAAAAGTATTTATAAAAATAAATTAGTGAAAAATGATTTTGTGAATCAAGTTATATACAATGAGAATGTTTTACTACTTTCTTCGTCTGATTCGAGGCTTGAAAAATTAATTTATTTGATTGGAAATTTGGAACTGAACTCAGATAAAGATTATTTCACAGCACTAGCAACCTCCATTATAGGACAGCAGCTGTCTTCTAAAGCGGCTACTACTATCCGTAAACGGGTAAGCCTATTATGTAATGGTGTAATTACACCAGAATCTATAATATCAATACCATACGACGATTTAAGAGCCGCGGGTTTATCTAAAGCCAAAACCGAATATATCAAGGACTTAGCTGAGAAAGTTTATACAAAAAAAATAGATTTCAATGAGATCTGTCTAAAAGAGGACAATGAAATAATAAGTAGTTTAACTGAAGTAAAAGGTATAGGGAAATGGACGACGGAGATGTTTTTAATATTTGCTTTAAATCGCGTAAATGTTATGTCCTACGCTGATGCAGGACTGCAAAGAGCAGCCAGATGGCTTTATAATTCACCTGAGATACCAAAGTATAACTATCTACAAAAAGTTGAATCTTCATGGGAGCCATTTAAAAGTATTGCATCTCTGTATTTATGGGAATCAATTGATAGAGGTTATGTAGATTCGGGTAATAGCTTGGATGAGTTATTTCTTAAAAAGATACAAACTAAAGAACCCCCGATTAATTAA